The sequence aggattgcacagcacttcacgtgcaggtaaaataatatgtgagcacggggaattgcaattcatgagtggagaacaagagagagaaggagttttttgggttttgagaacaattgctacaatgtgctggaagtgccagcgcgGTGCTTGTATGTCTGTTCGTCAACTGTCTTGTTTaatgttgtccattttgtttatcttttttttttttttggcctcaaGTGATGTGTCCTGTTTTAtgtggtttgtttaaacctttttgtttattatttgcaaaaaaactCACCGCCATTCGTCAGTGTTTGGAGTCTaatttctggtctgtcgtcacccctataaagccatcctgttcacagggacAAACAGGAACTGATAAAAATTCAAATGGCCCCAACaagatttaaaatgtgtgctCCACTGGCAGTATTTAACAATGGTTTAAACTCTATGGGCTgcattctgatcacagcgcaaatgcgagtgcaagTGCAAATaagcacataagaaagtttacaaacgagaggaggccattcggcccatcgtgCTTGTTTGgctattagtagcttattgatcccagaatctcatcaagcagcttcttgaaggatcccagggtgtcagcttcaaacaacattactggggagttgattccagaccctcacgattctttgtgtaaaaaaagtgcctcctattttctgttctgaatgccccgttgtctaatctccatttgtacccctggtccttgtttcttttttcaggtcgaaaaagtcccttgggttgacaatgtcaataacttttagaattttgaatgcttgaattaggttgccacgtagtcttctttgttgaagactgaatagattcaattcttttagcctgtctgcatatgacatgcctttaaacccagaataattctggtcgctcttctttgcactctttctagagcagaaatatcctttttgtagcaaggtgaccagaactgcacacaatattcaagatgaggtcttactaatgcattgtataattttaacattacttcccttgatttaaattcaacacttttcacaatgtatcagagcatcttgttggccttttttatagcttcccacacattgtctagatgaagacatttctgagtcaacaaaaactatgatatttataatgtacatttttatttcctacgtgcaataccttacacttttctctattaaatgtaatttaccatctgcccagttctgaatcttgtctagatcattttgaatgacctttgctgctgcaacagtgtttgccactcctcctatttttgtgtcatctgcaaatttaacaagtttgcttactatatatattatatattatattaaaatccGTTTAGTCGAGGCCGACTTTCGGTCACTTTATGGGTCATCATTCTCCACGCATTTTTGTCTTTGACCGCTTCTTTCAGATCtttcatgtgcatgtttgtgtcagcCTTGATTGTGTCCAGCCAGCGGGTTCTCTGACGCCCTCTTCTTCTTGACCCACTGACTGTGCCGAGCATTAATCGTATTCGATTGCGTTGACCATGGCAAGTTATGGAAATGTCTGAAGCAAATGGGCGTCCCAGAACATCTAGAACAACTGATAAGATCGCTCTACAAGAATCAAGAAGCCACGGTCAGGACAGCATTCGGCAACATGGACTGGTTTGAGATCGGAAAAGGCGTTAGACAAGGCTGCATTCTATCACCGGCCCTGTTCAATCTATATGCCGAAACGATCATGAGACGATGTAATCTGGAAGAATCACCGATCGGAGTGAAAATTGGAGGGAGGAACATCAACAATCTTCGCGATATTGTCCATTCGGTGCTATCCACGTGTATGCGCGGCGTTTAGGCTGCTCAAACCACGTGTTTGCGATCAGTAATCGATTTTCTTGGCAGCACTGAACCAAACGGTCGCCAGCCTTGTTTCGTTCACCTAATCCGAATTTGCCTACGACTGGTGGTTCTCCTCCAGCGCCGACTTTTGCATTGAAATCCCCGCCAATAAGGATGATATCTTTGGCTGGGACTTGATCGATTGCTTGTTGGAGATCCGAATAAAATTTTTCGATATCCTCTTCTTTCGCGTCGGTGGTCGGCGCGTAGACCTGCAGGATTGTGAGCGAGCGAGGCTTCCCGTGAAAGCGGGCGGTCATGATTCTGTCGTTGACAGCGTTGAAACACTGAACGGTCTTTGCAATTTTCTTGTTTGCAATGATGGCTACTCCATTGCGTCTGATGTTGTCATTCCCGGAGTAGTATACCGTATAATCATTGCTGTTGAAATAGCCACTTCCTGTCCAGTGGAGCTCGTTGATACCAAGTATGTCGATGTTGAGTCGTTCCATTTCGGTTTTTATGATGTCCAATTTGCCCGTATTCATGCCACGGACATTCCAAGTTCCGATGTTGTGAACCTTCGTGAGACGCAGACGAGTTCTTTCACATGGGTCTGCATCAGCCGACCGGTGTCCTGGTGGATTTGTCCCGTCCGCTTCATAATTGCCTGAGCTATTCGAACTTCGTCCTTGTCCTTCCCTGGTCGCTTGTTGGGTGCCTTCCGGCCCAGGGGGCCCACCTTCCAGCATCATGTTTGAAGACGTTTCGTGGTGATCCATAAAGTATTTCGGCAGAAATAGTGGGGTAGTTTGCCATTGCTTTCCCCACCCCTCCCCATTTTTCCGGGCTTGGGACCGGCGTGTAGCTGCTGCCAGTTACACGGCTGggttttgcttactataccagaatctaaatcattaatgtagattaggaatagcagaggacctaatactgatccccgtggtactccactggtaaacacactgcattctgaggtttctcctctaatcagtactttctgttttctacatgttaatcccCCCCTAATCCTTGTActtgcgtttccttgaatcccaactgcgttcagtttgagaattaatcttttatgctggactttgtcaaaagctttctggaaatctaaataaaccatgtcatatgctttgcaacattatcgatgttgcatcctcaaaaaaaatcaagcaggttagttagacacgatctcccttgcctaaaaccatgttgactgtctcccgggaccctgttaccatataggtaattttccattttggatcttattatagtttccataagtttgcatataatagaagtcaggcttactggtctgtagttacctggttcacttttgtttccctttttgtggatcggtattatctttgcaattttccagtttgtcggtaccacccctgtgtcaagagactgctgcatgatcttggttagcggtttgtaaataacttctttgatttctttgagtactattgggaggatctcatccggcccagggaatttgtttattttaagagctcctagtccctccTAGACATCTTTTCTTAAGGGGGGAAGAATGTAACCCTTATTAAAATATTACTACATCAAAAAGTCAATTTTTTAATATGTGTTCTGTATTAAAGGGTAGAACCTATTCTACTTCAGTGTAAGTAAGAATTTTTATTTACCTGTTTGTACAAATAATTATTCAAAAAGTGTGAATTCATATagcatatataaatatgaaagttagttagattttttgtataaCTGAATGTGGTTGCTGTAAATTCAATATTGTCAgcgtactgtttgttagaaaagCTTTCTACATTGTATGTTAATTTTGTCACAATTAcagtgaagaaaagaaaaaggttttaatGATAAGGTTAACATTATACAACTATTTGAAGAACACATGTTTCACGCAGACTAGTTATAAGCCTTTGCACTGGAGCATACAAGCAGCTACAAATTTGTACTGGTTTGTACTTTTCTTTCCTTATCAGAACCTTACTGTCTCATTGGATTGTGGAGGATAGCAGCCATATTTGTACACGTCTGCCATCGGACTCCTTTTTAACAGTTCAGCACGTTATCGGAGATGGCAGATAAGGACTGATTTCATTCCAAGGTATTATACGAAATATATAGTaacgtgaaaaagtatttgccccctgtctgattttctgcatttttgcatatttttgacacaatTTTATCAGGTCttaaaccaaaatctaatattagatgaAAGGGACCCTGCGTGAACAAAGAacataacattttgatacttatttcatttattttttaaagaaagttatgccacacccaatgcccccatgtgaaaaagtaattgccaccttagactcagtaactggttaggccacctttagcagcaataactgcaaccaaacgcttcctgtagttattgatcagtctctcacagcaccgtgggggaattttggcccactccttcatgcagaactgcttcaactcaatgacatttatgggtttttgagcataaactgctcatttgaggtcctgccacaacatctcaatagggtttaggtctggactttgactaggccattccaaaactttaaatgtcttgttcttcaaccattctgatgtagacttgcttatctgtttcggatcattgtcttgctgcatgagcCAGCTGTGctttagcttcagctcacggatggatggcctgacattctcctgtagaattttctgatacagagcagaattcatggttccttcaatgatgcagcaaagcatccctaaatcatgacactaccacgcCATGCTTGActgttcttactgtggaatgcagtgtttttgccagacataacggggcccatgttggccaaaaagttccacttttgactcatctctccatagaacattgttccagaactcttgagggtCATCCAGGAGCTTTTTGataaacttgagacaagcattcatgttcttcttagtgagcagtggtttccgccttgctactctgccatgaatcccatttttgcccagtgtctttctgatggtggagtcatgaacactgaccttagctgaggcaagagaggcctgcagatccctggatgttgttctagtgtTCTTTGTGACCCTGGATGATATTAaaccttgcttttggagagattttggcaggaagaccactcctgggaagatttgTTACTATccaaaactttctccatttggacaatatggctttgactgtgggttggtggagcctcagagccttagaaatggctttgtaaccctttccagacttttccggaggtcttcaggaatttgttttgatcgtggcatgatgtgcatctagaacctgtgtgctgacaacttcacccTGAatgtaagggccaaagttaatcagatttatattgggcagggctggtctAAATATACGTGTTTATGTTGGACTGAGCTGAATGATATACAGTAGTTTTCTTTGTGGGAATATTGAAGTTTGGTTACAAGTTTTGATTAAGAACACATtttgtttatgctgttttttatattttgtattatttgtgaaACCTACTGGTACTGGATTTATTGAATTGAAAACTAAATGTTATACCTTGATTATTGCATATGAATAACTGTGTGTACATTGAAATAATTGCACTACATAAAACAATTGTTACCACTGCACTGATGAgttctgttgtgttttaaatagtatAACCTTGAAACAACAGTAATACAATTACACTGAAGCACTGAACTGAAATCATTTTTGTAGTAACTTACCAGTTTAAAAATACAGGTTTATTATAATTTAGGTTACATGTATATCAGTGTAATATAAATATTAGCACTTTAAAAATATCCCTTAATAGTAGAGCCCAGCAGTACATCACCTATATCAGACAGGGCTGTGGAGGTAAACTTACCAACTCATCTTTGATGGCAATGGAATGGTTCTATAAGACATGGGTAATGGGAGAAGGGCAGCTACAGTCATATGAGCCATTGCTAGAATGATACCACAGCGGTAACATTTTCACATACCAATGGTATCATAATGGCTGTAACCTATACTTACTGATAATTATTTACCAGTAACATGGTGCAGTATCAGTACGTGTGTGTTACCATATCAGAAACCACAGTGCACTGTTGAATGCTTGGTGGAAAAAAAGTATCACCACTATATCCTGAATTCAGTATACTCGATTTAGTGCTATGGGGTTCATAGATCTCTGTCCGTCTGGAACACTCCATAAGCTCCTATACAATAGCTCTGGCCAAATTCTGCTTAAAATGTCTTAAAAGTCTTGTGTTAACTTTGTTCCACCCCCCACTGGTATTATATGGTATTTTTAAGGGAAACCAGTATTTAAGTAGAACTTATCTTGACAGAAGATATGACTCTGTATGTAGATTTGAAACACCAGAAGCAAATAGAAATAACAAAAGACTTATGTCAGCTtgcaaaaaactgtattttttgcatttcattcatTTACAGTATAGTACAGCTCAATAAGAaaatagctcttttttttttttacgtgtaaCTCCCCTCCCTTCCCAAAACAACTAAGCACTCACTCgtaaaagcatttattttgtatatacaatattaataatttattggTGACTACATTGCAAACAAGGGATTTTGTCAGAAACGACAAatgaaggctttattttcaatagGGATCCTCATGCTAATTGCTGACTACCTAAGAGATTGGTGCAACAAagaacagaaagagagagagaccttTACTGGCCCTTTTTCTCATGGCCATCCTTGATCATGACGTTTTTGAAGAGAGTCAGTAAGGGCTTCTGGCTCCTCTCATCCCAGGACTTCATGAAGCCACCGTAGCGCTTGTCCTTGGGTGGGCCACTCCAACGGAAGTGGTTCATCTTGTAGGAGCCGTCTTTCTTGTCCTGGAGGTTAAGGAGGTCATTCTCCCCTCCGAACACTTCCTCTAGCTCCTCTCCCATGGGGTAATCAAGCTTGAGTGATAAGTCCCGTCGGATCTCGGCAGGGTAGCTCTCAGCAGACTCCTCCTCCACTCCATTGGGGTACACCTTCACCGGACGGCGCTTGCGGCCCACAGGTTTGCCCCAGCGGAAATGCTCCATGGAATAGGACCTCTTGTCATCCCGTCTGTGCTGCTGTAGCCCTTCTTCCTCCTCAGATTCCCTCTCAACTTCATCTCTGGGTTGGGACAACGCTTCAAGGAGAATGCTAAGGGTGGTGCTGGCACTCTCCCTCTTGCTGCCTCCAGGTGTGCCATTCATTCTCTGACCGAATGTGTTCCAGTGGAAGTGACTCATGATGTAGTTCTGAATATCCTCGGAGGTAGGCTGGAGATGCCCATTTCCAGGGAAGAGGGGGGACTCAGCAGAGAGGTCAACCTTACAGGCTTGTATACAATCCTATGGAGTAAGGGAGGGGAGAATGAGAGAATCAGGATTTTTTTGGTGTATAAATTAAATGTAGAAGTATATAGAGCTGTTTTGAAGTTTGCTGCTTTCTCTGTTGTGTCTTTCAGCACAATTATCTCTGCTTAAGAGTGACAAGTGAGGAGCAATGGCACTCTTCAAAGCTACATGGAATTCATACAGAATTATTATTTCCCAGGACAGTTCCCCATATGTTTTTGGTCTGTTGTAGAGCATGCAATGGCAAAAAGCTTGGACAGGCATATAACAATTTCAACAGTTTTTTCCCCCTGATTTTGTACCCAGTCTATATGGTTTTGCTCACCAGTATATTTGCCTCTGAGGAAAGGTCTCTGCATTGACTATGCTCCCAACATTGACTCTGTACTCCACTGCTGTAGAACCACAGAACCCCCAGCACGGCCACAACACAGCCCCAAACCGGACGCAGCATCTTCAATACCCAACTTCTAAAATGACCTGTCCTTTCAACACAAAACATGGAACACAAGAGTAACAAGGGTTAGTGAAACTGTTCATTTATACCTGCAGAAATCTTATCCACCAGATCAAGCTGACCAATGAAGTGGGAATCACAATTATTTTGAAAGATTTCTTCTATACTTCCACTTCTATATGATTTGGAGGTGCAATCAGTGTGGAAGTGTGGAAGTGGCAGTGTCTATGTGAATTTCTAGTGAGTACAGCAGAGTGTACTTTTGCACAGTCAGTTCCAGAAACACATATGGGAGTTGGGGAGGGGGGAGGTTGactcaggtatatatatatatatatatatatattatatatatattatatatattatatatatatatatattatatataatatatatatatatacatacacacacatacagttaatTCTCGTTAAAATGAACTCAGGTTATACTTTTGTTACTGATACTACGAATTTTCTAACTGGTCCCAGCAGATTTAGCAGTTGCGTATTGTAAGTTACTTCTTATAATATGAATTCACGTTCATGTgaatattgaatttaaaaaatatttggaaaTATATTAATTTGATTCCAGATTACTGCCTCTGTAGTgtattgtatttctgtgttgtacacaattttttgtttctgttgagAATGAGTTCAGGGTGAGTCTCAGCCTGCCCTGCAGAGACTATCCTCTTAGGGCTACTGTAGTTCAGTTTCAGCTGTCTTCTTAGAGAGACTGTCTGCAAAGGTGCCGAATTATGCCAAactgtggtggttttgtgatatgAACATCCTAATTTATCAATACCCCAATAAGGTGAAAGGTGTAAAGGGCAAGTAAATTAGCTGGCTGCATCACTAAGCTTACTACCACTCCCCTATCACACTTTCAAACTGTGTGGTGGATTTGTGAGGTGGACAAATGTCCACTAAGTTCTTGTCTGAGATTACCAAACGTATTTCGCTTGTGACCTGAAAGCCAAGAGAATCAGCCTGCACAAGCTCATTGAATATTTAAATAAggacattttgtattttctttctgttaaataTACAACATGCATGTGTCATATAAAACAACGATTATGCCTGTTATCAATTGCTTTCTCATTGGTTATGTTAATAATCAAGCATTGGGTACTTGAGCAGCAGTTTTATTTAATCAGTAAGTTTTTTAACTGTACTGTGACTGGGGAATATGTTACTGGGATGGTGCATCACCGGCATATCAATTTTGTCATTAAAACACCTGCAAGCACTTTGTCACAATAAATGTGGCATTCATACAGTAGTCATTATTAACAGCATGCAGTCTTGAAATTACAGCACCAACACTGAAAATTATGACCTTTCATTATACATCTGTGCTCAATAGTTGCTTTGACTAGGCTGATTCAGTTTTTATCATGTGTGTTATACCATGCCATCACAATGTTTCACTGTTTCAAAAACTGTGGCACCAATACCATCTACTGAGCCCCTAGTTACAGAGTTAATCAGAAGGAGTGGAGCAGTATCTGCCTACTGCCTGGATTATattgaaacatttacattttatcatAGATGGTTTTATTCAAATTCCCTGTATCTTGCCTAAAGGTCCAAACATTATGCCTTGCATTTGTGCAAAGTACAATCTGCATGCTATACTCACATATTTGAGAgttttcattcattaaatgaGAACCTGTGTTCCTTTGTGCTTGTGTAACTAACAGTTTTGATTTTATCAACCTAGAAACTGCCAGGATAAGACACAGGTGCTTTTAGCATTTCAGCATTATACAGCAGCAGAAAATCCACCAGGACTGTATCAAACACAGGGATATCCACAAATCATTGATGCAGTCCAGAGTGATTTCTCAGtgatgtaaaatgctctaaaattgAGGTGACTTATCCTGGCAGGGTATAGGTTGATGAATTTAATACCAAAGTATATAGCACTGGGTCCTAGGTTCTAAGGATAATATCTAAAATGCAGACTTCACTGCACATAGATTCAACAGTATGTGTATGGAACAAGTGCCACAGTAAGCTTATAAAATCCAATAATATTCTGCCTTGTCTACATGGGTAATCAGTTACAGACTCATTGAGACGGATGAGGGTAATATACTACATCTAAATGCTGGTGACTCAGATTACTGCTGGTTGTTCTTCCTGCTCTACACTTAGGGAAAATGGTTTGTCTAGTGACTTCTGATTTGTTGTTGCATTACACAGAACCCACTGGCCAGTAAAGTTTTGCTAATCCCAAATGacaaattacattacattacattatatacgTATAATAAATTGGTGTTACAGcaacaaaatgtaattacactgcaatGTACCTGACAAAAAGCAAGGGCCGTTTTCAGGTCATGCCACGTTACTATGATTTTAACAGatttcaatgctgttttcaattatGAATAGCTGAGCATTTTGTCAGCTACCAATGTAAGTCATTtctctttgtaatgttttcaggCAATCATGTCTGTTCTATGTAATGTATGTGTCTTTGCCTGTTGCATCTtgcaaaatgtactgtatgttatatacGTTATAGCACAACTTCATTATCTTTCAGGATCAAACAAGTTCATATGTCCAAAATACTGCCTTTTACATTTATGTACAGCATATTACAAtacatatattgttattttttattgttataatggGTCAATACAACACATTATATCTAAATTTACAACATaacgtttttaaataataataataataataataataataataataataataataataataataataataataaatgttcaaTAACCTGAGTAGGTTTATAGTGAAATGTAGTAAAGGCGCCTATCATTGCAAAATCATGTGTTAATTGTAATTTGATAATATACTGATTCATTTTGGGTCTCACCAAGCAATAATGCTGCAATAGCTTATATAATCTCTTGTGCTTTAAAGGGCAATTACGGAACTGCTAGATATGAATGCATCTTATAAATATTCTAGAAAACATTTACGTATACGTATTTAAGCTATATAAAGGTCAtaatttacagtatgtataatTGAAATTCAGTATATTAGGCCAAATACATGTTTTCAGTATCTTTCAGATATACCTTATTGCTACAATAGGTTTcacttagtttagtttttttggaaAGACATTTAAATTAATATCGTATGTAAGGTCAATGTATCTTTAATTCTTATATTTAAATGTGCTACTTAGGGTGTTTGAAACCAGCCACTAGTTTACTGCACCAATGTATGGTGAATGAaatcatttactgtatgtattccCTAGAAAACAACTACatatttatttctcttaaaacaaaaacattttaactgtcaCGTCCAGAAAATGGcattaaacaaatgaaagaaattatCAGATAATTATATCTCTGAAAAATATACTTGTTGTATAAATATAGAAATCTGGCAGgtacaacaacattttaaatttcaaTGATTTACCAATAACATATTTCTGATAAACAAAGATCCCaaaaaatcataaacaaatgTAATCTACCTTTACAGCAAGATTTGTATTATCttggtaaaataatattttttgtagtgtgacatattttgaaataataccATGGATATGTACtaagaatatataaatataaactggAATATATCTATTATACATTACAATACTAACTATCTATAtttgaaattaaatacatacGTGATTTATTTCAGGTACATTTGATTTCTTTGTAAGAATTACAGCAGTATCTCCCTAACCTGGACAATTTATTGCTGTTCAGAATTGTTAAACTCAACACACAAATACGTTTGCTTAGGAGAGGTAAGAGTGTCTCACCTGCTGTTGCTTGGTCCAGTGTCTTCTCCTCACTGACTGCTTCTCAGATTTCTGATCACTGCTTCCTTCGTCTTCAGGTTTTTTATAGGGAATGCAATTTCTATAtgtctgtctctgggtctgtaACTCTCTGCTCTCAAGTGACTCCTTTTATACCAACCTGCTGCTTCACTTAGTGAAACCCCACCTCCAGATTACCTTCCGCACCAACCTTTCAAGGACAGTGAGGGTGGGGGTAGAATGCTGAAATAAGGTTCAGGAAAATTAAAGATCAAAATCCTCCAAATTGCAGGATGTTTATTTCACGTCTTATATATATAGGGGGATTAGCAAGTAGTCTTCAAATTAAAAGGCTAGGCATATGTTTTATCGCTTACATGCAATTATTAAATGGCAAACAGGTAGGGTTACAGTTTTAATAGGAATGCTATGTTATTTAAAACCAGATCTCTTGGAACAAGCTGGTCCTTTTATATACGTTGTCAAACCGTTTGTGTATTAAGCGGTGTGGTTAATTGAATGTCACATTAAGATTGCTGGAAATATTTGACTGGTCtttcatgttttaattgtttaaaggTTTCAAGCGAGACACTTATAAAAGGCAAAGGTATTTCGTGaagaaattgatcattttcttaaaaagaaaaaatacaagggGGCAGTGTTGATGGGTGGTTTGGGGGCAACACATTGGTATGCTTTATCGTTTTGGTGTTGGATAGTCAATGTATTAGGCCAAAgtctatgtacagtatttaaccaAAGTGCAAGGACATCACAGGCATTGGCAATGTGAGTTTCCTTACAATGCCTCACAACTTTAAGGGTTGAGGGAGCACTTTTCACTTTAACCGTAGAACCGCCATGCCGGTCAATTTGAccgttttggttttaaaatgtaattaactcTGCGCTAGTGAATCCCAAGCACATGGCCATTCTTGACTGTTCCTAAATATATGAAGTAAATAACCAGACAGTGTTTGAGCAGCAGATTCGCAAAAATTACAAAGTTATAAAAATGCATTGACCGGATATtacaaaacatgatttttttgttttaatatgaagACATCATtctatattttttacatacagtatacaagaCATCCCACCCTCTCACCTCTAGGCCACCTCACTATGTTTTTCATTGTGGAATGTGGGATAGTGTGGCTGTAtgctaaaaagtattttttgacGTGCACAGCGTACGGATGTAAACAActgcagattacattttttttatagacaatgtcacagaatcttttttgaaaaatattgagatattatttcattttatttgagagCAACGAGTTACACCCAGCTACAGATATTTTCTCTGACTGGATTTGTACAACAATAGCTCCAAGATGGCCCCTTACCTGGCAACTCACCTGGAAACTCAGTCTTTTGTTTGATACAAGGAATGTAAAGGCACAACATTTTGATCACAATACTGCAAAGCCATACACACGCCAGGTAGGTAAACAATAATAAAGCTTCTGATGTTTgtgcctgtggaaggggtgtgggtaattcactgactaggagacagacaggtgtacttgaaaacaccacacaggtgcccagttttattttcaaacagttcttgctttttccggcagagggcactgt is a genomic window of Polyodon spathula isolate WHYD16114869_AA chromosome 6, ASM1765450v1, whole genome shotgun sequence containing:
- the LOC121317671 gene encoding craniofacial development protein 2-like, with amino-acid sequence MMLEGGPPGPEGTQQATREGQGRSSNSSGNYEADGTNPPGHRSADADPCERTRLRLTKVHNIGTWNVRGMNTGKLDIIKTEMERLNIDILGINELHWTGSGYFNSNDYTVYYSGNDNIRRNGVAIIANKKIAKTVQCFNAVNDRIMTARFHGKPRSLTILQVYAPTTDAKEEDIEKFYSDLQQAIDQVPAKDIILIGGDFNAKVGAGGEPPVVGKFGLGERNKAGDRLVQCCQENRLLIANTWFEQPKRRAYTWIAPNGQYREDC
- the LOC121317143 gene encoding pro-opiomelanocortin; its protein translation is MLRPVWGCVVAVLGVLWFYSSGVQSQCWEHSQCRDLSSEANILDCIQACKVDLSAESPLFPGNGHLQPTSEDIQNYIMSHFHWNTFGQRMNGTPGGSKRESASTTLSILLEALSQPRDEVERESEEEEGLQQHRRDDKRSYSMEHFRWGKPVGRKRRPVKVYPNGVEEESAESYPAEIRRDLSLKLDYPMGEELEEVFGGENDLLNLQDKKDGSYKMNHFRWSGPPKDKRYGGFMKSWDERSQKPLLTLFKNVMIKDGHEKKGQ